The Sabethes cyaneus chromosome 3, idSabCyanKW18_F2, whole genome shotgun sequence DNA window AGTCACCGTTGGGTGGATTGGTTCCAGTACCGACCGGCACGGCGCTAGCAAACAACCCAATCGACGCCATTTTGATTCGTGAGAATCGTTCATTCGCTCGCTCGCTCAgcaaccgaaaacaaaaaaaaatcgtcggTACGAGCGgtgttgccaaatttgaaactCCCAGCTGGTACCCGTTCAGCGGCAAACCGACCCGTTCAGCTGGTCGGAAAAGTAACAGGAGCGCATGACCAGCTAGGAGGTAGCACAAACAATTTTGTCCTGTCCACTAGTCTGGCAACCCGGCTTTCCATTTCGCGAGAATGAGAATGACAAACGCGCAGAACTGAGCGAGAGAGCCCGGGCGAGCATGCAGCATGAATGAAATAGTACGGGAAGGGGCGTTGACGCATCGCAAGCCGACTGGAATACGCTTCGGCTAGACGCGATGCTGCACGAACGCTCGTATACTGTTCGTTTGCTACTCGCCCCGGTTAGCTTTCGTGCTTTCGCCTGAGTAAAGCTTGAACCATATATGCCAACTGCGCCGCCCTGGTAGTGAAGCGGGAAAACTGCCAGAAAGCGCAGGGGCAACGTTACCGTTAGCCCGAGATGTAGCACGCAAGTTGCAGTAACGCATGGTTGATAACGTTGCACCTAACACACCATTCTGCTAACAGATTATCGCCGGAAATTCCGTTCAAAATGGTTAGAAAATATTCCTAATTCTACTCCAATTATGATGGTCTAAATATGCGTTTGATTTGGTTATTGCATGTTATGTTTGGTTATTATATTTATTGGTAGATTGCTAACAGAATATCACCCGCGATTCCCGctcaaatgtatgctaaagtttcaattatgttgcaCTATGAAAGCTCTCTAATGCTGCTTAGGTGGCTTTGTCCCAGTGCCGATCGGTACGGCTAACATTAATTGCCTTTATGTTACCGGAATATCCCCTAAAAtttgcactaaaatgtatgctaaagtttgaatttctgttaccggaatatcacctgaaattcgcactaaaatgtatgctaaagtttcaattatgttgcactatgaaagctctctaatgttgcttaggtggctttgtcccagtaccgatcggtacggccaacattaattgcctttatgttaccggaatatcccctaaaatttgcactaaaatgtatgctaaagtttgaatttctgttaccggaatatcacctgaaattcgcactaaaatgtatgctaaagtttcaattatgttgcactatgaaagctctctaatgttgcttaggtggctttgtcccagtaccgatcggtacggccaacattaattgcctttatgttaccggaatatcccctaaaatttgcactaaaatgtatgctaaagtttgaatttctgttaccggaatatcacctgaaattcgcactaaaatgtatgctaaagtttcaattatgttgcactatgaaagctctctaatgttgcttaggtggctttgtcccagtaccgatcggtacggccaacattaattgcctttatgttaccggaatatcacctaaaattcgcactaaaatgtatgctaaagtttgaatttctgttaccggaatatcacctgaaattcgcactaaaatgtatgctaaagtttcaattatgttgcactatgaaagctctctaatgttgcttaggtggctttgtcccagtaccgatcggtacggccaacattaattgcctttatgttaccggaatatcccctaaaatttgcactaaaatgtatggtaaagtttgaatttctgttaccggaatatcacctatgattcgcactaaaatgtatgctaaagtttcaattatgttgcactatgaaagctctctaatgctgcttaggtggctttgtcccagtaccgatcggtacggccatcattaattgcctttatgttaccggaatatcccctaaaatttgcactaaaatgtatgctaaagtttgaatttctgttaccggaatatcacctgaaattcgcactaaaatgtatgctaaagtttcaattatgttgcactatgaaagctctctaatgttgcttaggtggctttgtcccagtaccgatcggtacggccaacattaattgcctttatgttaccggaatatcacctaaaatttgcactaaaatgtatggtaaagtttgaatttctgttaccggaatatcacctatgattcgcactaaaatgtatgctaaagtttcaattatgttgcactatgaaagctctctaatgctgcttaggtggctttgtcccagtaccgatcggtacggccatcattaattgcctttatgttaccggaatatcccctaaaatttgcactaaaatgtatgctaaagtttgaatttctgttaccggaatatcacctgaaattcgcactaaaatgtatgctaaagtttcaattatgttgcCCTATAAATGCTTTCTAAGTCCCCTTAGGTGAATCAATCCATCCCCGGACCGGTACACCCATCACgtgtaagcattttattaacagaaTATTTCTTAAAGTTGTAAATAAATTGTGTTAAATATTTGCCCTCGAAGGCATTCAAGTCACCGTTGGGTGGATTGGTTCCAGTACCGACCGGCACGGCGCTAGCAAACAACCCAATCGACGCCATTTTGATTCGTGAGAATCGTTCATTCGCTCGCTCGCTCAgcaaccgaaaacaaaaaaaaaaaaaatcatcggtCCGAGCGgtgttgccaaatttgaaacacCCAGCTGGTACCCGTTCAGCGGCAAACCGACCCGTTCAGCTGGTCGGAAAAGTAACAGGAGCGCATGACCAGCTAGGAGGTAGCACAAACAATTTTGTCCTGTCCACTAGTCTGGCAACCCGGCTTTCCATTTCGCGAGAATGAGAATGACAAACGCGCAGAACTGAGCGAGAGAGCCCGGGCGAGCATGCAGCATGAATGAAATAGTACGGGAAGGGGCGTTGACGCATCGCAAGCCGACTGGAATACGCTTCGGCTAGACGCGATGCTGCACGAACGCTCGTATACTGTTCGTTCGCTACTCGCCCCGGTTAGCTTTCGTGCTTTCGCCTGAGTAAAGCTTGAACCATATATGCCAACTGCGCCGCCCTGGTAGTGAAGCGGGAAAACTGCCAGAAAGCGCAGGGGCAACGTTACCGTTAGCCCGAGATGTAGCACGCAAGTTGCAGTAACGCATGGTTGATAACGTTGCACCTAACACACCATTCTGCTAACAGATTATCGCCGGAAATTCCGTTCAAAATGGTTAGAAAATATTCCTAATTCTACTCCAATTATGATGGTCTAAATATGCGTTTGATTTGGTTATTGCATGTTATGTTTGGTTATTATATTTATTGGTAGATTGCTAACAGAATATCACCCGCGATTCCCGctcaaatgtatgctaaagtttcaattatgttgcaCTATGAAAGCTCTCTAATGCTGCTTAGGTGGCTTTGTCCCAGTGCCGATCGGTACGGCTAACATTAATTGCCTTTATGTTACCGGAATATCCCCTAAAAtttgcactaaaatgtatgctaaagtttgaatttctgttaccggaatatcacctgaaattcgcactaaaatgtatgctaaagtttcaattatgttgcactatgaaagctctctaatgttgcttaggtggctttgtcccagtaccgatcggtacggccaacattaattgcctttatgttaccggaatatcccctaaaatttgcactaaaatgtatgctaaagtttgaatttctgttaccggaatatcacctgaaattcgcactaaaatgtatgctaaagtttcaattatgttgcactatgaaagctctctaatgttgcttaggtggctttgtcccagtaccgatcggtacggccaacattaattgcctttatgttaccggaatatcccctaaaatttgcactaaaatgtatgctaaagtttgaatttctgttaccggaatatcacctgaaattcgcactaaaatgtatgctaaagtttcaattatgttgcactatgaaagctctctaatgttgcttaggtggctttgtcccagtaccgatcggtacggccaacattaattgcctttatgttaccggaatatcacctaaaattcgcactaaaatgtatgctaaagtttcaattatgttgcCCTATAAATGCTTTCTAAGTCCCCTTAGGTGAATCAATCCATCCCCGGACCGGTACACCCATCACgtgtaagcattttattaacagaaTATTTCTTAAAGTTGTAAATAAATTGTGTTAAATATTTGCCCTCGAAGGCATTCAAGTCACCGTTGGGTGGATTGGTTCCAGTACCGACCGGCACGGCGCTAGCAAACAACCCAATCGACGCCATTTTGATTCGTGAGAATCGTTCATTCGCTCGCTCGCTCAgcaaccgaaaacaaaaaaaaaaaaaatcatcggtCCGAGCGgtgttgccaaatttgaaacacCCAGCTGGTACCCGTTCAGCGGCAAACCGACCCGTTCAGCTGGTCGGAAAAGTAACAGGAGCGCATGACCAGCTAGGAGGTAGCACAAACAATTTTGTCCTGTCCACTAGTCTGGCAACCCGGCTTTCCATTTCGCGAGAATGAGAATGACAAACGCGCAGAACTGAGCGAGAGAGCCCGGGCGAGCATGCAGCATGAATGAAATAGTACGGGAAGGGGCGTTGACGCATCGCAAGCCGACTGGAATACGCTTCGGCTAGACGCGATGCTGCACGAACGCTCGTATACTGTTCGTTCGCTACTCGCCCCGGTTAGCTTTCGTGCTTTCGCCTGAGTAAAGCTTGAACCATATATGCCAACTGCGCCGCCCTGGTAGTGAAGCGGGAAAACTGCCAGAAAGCGCAGGGGCAACGTTACCGTTAGCCCGAGATGTAGCACGCAAGTTGCAGTAACGCATGGTTGATAACGTTGCACCTAACACACCATTCTGCTAACAGATTATCGCCGGAAATTCCGTTCAAAATGGTTAGAAAATATTCCTAATTCTACTCCAATTATGATGGTCTAAATATGCGTTTGATTTGGTTATTGCATGTTATGTTTGGTTATTATATTTATTGGTAGATTGCTAACAGAATATCACCCGCGATTCCCGctcaaatgtatgctaaagtttcaattatgttgcactatgaaagctctctaatgctgcttaggtggctttgtcccagtaccgatcggtacggccaacattaattgcctttatgttaccggaatatcacctaaaattcgcactaaaatgtatggtaaagtttgaatttctgttaccggaatatcacctaaaattcgcactaaaatgtatgctaaagtttcaattatgttgcactatgaaagctctctaatgttgcttaggtggctttgtcccagtaccgatcggtacggccaacattaattgcctttatgttaccggaatatcacctaaaattcgcactaaaatgtatggtaaagtttgaatttctgttaccggaatatcacctataattcgcactaaaatgtatgctaaagtttcaattatgttgcaCTATGAAAGCTCTCTAATGTTGCTTAGGTGGCTTTGTCCCAGTACCGATCGATACGGCCAACATTAATTgcctttatgttaccgaaatatcaccAATAATTCGCattaaaatgtatgctaaagtttcaattatgttgcCCTATAAATGCTTTCTAAGTCCCCTTAGGTGAATCAATCCATCCCCGGACCGGTACACCCATCACgtgtaagcattttattaacagaaTATTTCTTAAAGTTGTAAATAAATTGTGTTAAATATTTGCCCTAGAAGGCATTCAAGTCACCGTTGGGTGGATTGGTTCCAGTACCGACCGGCACGGCGCTAGCAAACAACCCAATCGACGCCATTTTGATTCGTGAGAATCGTTCATTCGCTCGCTCGCTCAgcaaccgaaaacaaaaaaaaatcgtcggTACGAGCGgtgttgccaaatttgaaactCCCAGCTGGTACCCGTTCAGCGGCAAACCGACCCGTTCAGCTGGTCGGAAAAGTAACAGGAGCGCATGACCAGCTAGGAGGTAGCACAAACAATTTTGTCCTGTCCACTAGTCTGGCAACCCGGCTTTCCATTTCGCGAGAATGAGAATGACAAACGCGCAGAACTGAGCGAGAGAGCCCGGGCGAGCATGCAGCATGAATGAAATAGTACGGGAAGGGGCGTTGACGCATCGCAAGCCGACTGGAATACGCTTCGGCTAGACGCGATGCTGCACGAACGCTCGTATACTGTTCGTTTGCTACTCGCCCCGGTTAGCTTTCGTGCTTTCGCCTGAGTAAAGCTTGAACCATATATGCCAACTGCGCCGCCCTGGTAGTGAAGCGGGAAAACTGCCAGAAAGCGCAGGGGCAACGTTACCGTTAGCCCGAGATGTAGCACGCAAGTTGCAGTAACGCATGGTTGATAACGTTGCACCTAACACACCATTCTGCTAACAGATTATCGCCGGAAATTCCGTTCAAAATGGTTAGAAAATATTCCTAATTCTACTCCAATTATGATGGTCTAAATATGCGTTTGATTTGGTTATTGCATGTTATGTTTGGTTATTATATTTATTGGTAGATTGCTAACAGAATATCACCCGCGATTCCCGctcaaatgtatgctaaagtttcaattatgttgcactatgaaagctctctaatgctgcttaggtggctttgtcccagtaccgatcggtacggccaacattaattgcctttatgttaccggaatatcacctAAAATAAAACTGGCTAATCACTGGCTTAATGGAAAATTATAATCATATTGAAATGATCGACACTCCCGCTATCCATCCATTACTGCACGGTCTACAAATAATTGGTATTAATTCGCCATCGGCGGAGTCGCTTTAGATATTAAGGCAAAATACTGTTGATTAAGATTGAAAAGCATCTTTTAACAGATTTTAAATGTATAATTGTAAATATAGTTTATAAACAGTGTCCGATTTTCTAAAATCGCATCTTAAATATCTACTCTAGGACGATATTGTAATCGCAGTGGAGGATCCTTGAAGCGCCATCTCGTAACGTATACGAATTTTAAAGTGTGATCCTTACCTAATAATTCATCGTTGCACAAAACATCGatctgaaaattattttttactatTTGAGTGACATATAATGGATGACCGAACTTACATCTTTATAACGTTCAATGCCGTTTAGTACTTTTTTCGCAATAAATTTTTTGAGGTGAGTAATAGTTGCTTGAGAACTGCAGCGAATGATTCGCCGCTTCAGATGTCGCAAATTATTGCTTATGCACTCCAGACATAAGTTGACCTGCTCGTCAAGTCGGTGATAATCAGCTTCCTGGTGTGCCAATTCATTTGCCTTATCATCGTTATCCTGCTGTAACTGTGGCATATCCTTGGGACAGGCCAAGTTGCGAGACTTGTAAAATTCACGCTCTCTTTGCATTTCATCTGAAATATTTAAATGAATGTAGGTATTTGGTTGTGTGTTATATTGAGTGATTATTGTATGTTGTGCGTTAAAGTGTTTTGTAATAATTGATAAGAATATCGACCTAACCTTTGTGATTGGATAGAAGCTGGTAAACATCTGCTCTCTATTCAGAATAGGGTTGACAACTTGATTTCAAATTTGCAGTTAGCAAGGGTAATGAATCAGAAGCGAATATTACTGTACGCACAGTTACATCACTGGcttaattttgaataaaatgtaGGAATATAGGTACTGAGTTATTGCTTATTACACTGTAAACATGTGCTATACGTCTATAAAATATACAAAACTATTAAATTTAGAAAACTTTGGCAAACGATCTATATctttgtttcaatatttatACATATGTATAACTGATGACTTATTTTACGATAAATACCGCAAAGCTTCAAGCTATTGCAGCTAACCATCGAATCGTATTTTTTAAGAATAATTAATGTAGTTATTAAGAGTATTATTTGTTTTAAGTACTCACCTTCCATTAAGTTTGGTACCAATTTATACACTATATCCTGCATCGTACGGTCAAAGCTGATGTATTGTAAGGGATGTGATTGATGGATAACATTATTACAAGTAGGACATGTGTTGTTTTCCTCCAAATGTTTCACAAGGCAACTTTTGcaaactaaaaacaaaataatacgATATGAAAGTTATTATTTTAATGCAAATATTAGTTTGAAGAAAGCCTCAAAGGAAAGTTAACTTACACGTATGAAGACACTCCGTGACAGTTGTTGCATCGATAAAATAACCACTGCAGATCTCGCAAGTAATGTGTTTGTTCAGAGTTTTCAATTTTATTCGACGTTCCATTGTTAGTCAGTGTTGAACAATTATAACTTCGTTGATAAACACTATATTTGATTGGCGATTACCGAAATAAAATTATGGGATTCAGACGAGTTGTGTTATCTCAATTCCTGTGTTTTTGTTACTATCTGATCAGAGTTGCCAGAGCTGCTAACttaaattattttttccctGATGCGGAGGAAAAAGCCAAGTGTCTGACGCAAAGGCCATGATAACATGTAATTTGCTATGTGCgaaaacggtgctgccaccatGCGAAAGTTCGTTCTATTTAGGAAGCAGAAGGGAAGGAAAAGAGATCGATTTTACTGGCCCTCATATATGAAATGAAATGTGCCGAGCATGTTGGTGAATGCGACGACACTAACAAGTTTCCTATAATATAGTTATAGTTTCCTATAAATGTTTGTGAATATCATGAACCAAGTTGGCAGAAGATGTTGGGTACGACGACCCATCAGCCAGCATTTCTGGCATTAGTTTTCAAAAGATCGCATAATGCAtacaaaagggttgattatgcgaccttctgaaaactaaagccagattttaCTTATTTCGAGCCGAGCACGTGACCTAACATTTCTTTCTTGTACGAGGACGAAGATCTCCCAAATGGTCGTAGTTGTTTCGTCTCCTACAAACAGGGTCTAAACCTTGGTCTAAACGGTTGTAGCTATTCACTTTGATTCTCATTCTTATCAAATCTTATCTTATACCAGAATGAAACCGTATGCTAAAACGGTTATGTTTGTTTCGCCTTCCGACAAAGTAGAGCAAATTCTTTGTTTTCGTACGATAGATACGATTTCATAGACCATTTCATGAGATGTTTTCGTCGCTGATTCAGAAGTCAGAACAGCTGATTGCTTATTTCTGTCACGAATAAAATTCTGACAGAAACTGAATGCACTGACGAGACTGACGAACACGTAAAAGTCTAAAAGTataattcgctatgtaagcacaaatcgatctcttgtactctcatggaactgccatatggaaagtttgtgaaatttggtgcaaagttttgtctatccttttcactctttaacaaacctgtgcacagacttcacaaatagaacaaacttgggaaggtggcagcaccgtttcgcgcacatagcgaataatATCAACATCAGCAAATTGTCATTTCGTAAAATCTAGATTAAACCAACAAAAGGGTGTATGTTCACCCCGTCGAAACttaaaaattctttaaaattgaattaagGATGTCATTTTTCACCAATTAACCTAGCTAGATATCGAGAAAACAAGTTTGTAAAATTATGTATGCCTTAATTTCGTTTAGGAAATGTAGCATTCATTATTCCAGCCCTACTTTTCATACTTGCCACGCTCTATCTACCTGTGAATGTGTTACGCAATTTGTTAACGAATCTCTAATTTGTGTTGTTGTGAATAGTCAGGTGCGAGGTGTAATGAAATAGCAGCTTACCGGTTATTTAATACTACGAATATCACATTTGATGCGTACGGTCATATTATGGTTGataaagttttattaaaatctAAATTCCGTGGTAGCCTCTTTGGGGTACTGGTTGGAGACTGCTGCGGGGCCCCTTTTGAGGGCCAACTCATGGACAGTGGTTCAAAACTGgtgttaaaaaattatttagatAAATTGGAGGGACcttttttcaaaggttttgTCTTTACAGTAAGTgaaattatttatttgtaaaCTTTTTTTATAATTACAGCTCCGTATAAAAAATTTACTGATGATACAGCACTTACGATATGTGTCGCTGATGCTCTGTTGGACTCGAATGGTTTTTCTCAAAAGCAGCTAGCAAAGAACTTTGTTTTGGAATATTACAAAGACCCAAGACGTGGATATGGCGCTGCGGTCGTTGATGTATTTGCCAAACTACGTACATCTAAAATTGCGGATCCAACCGGACCAGCATACGCGCAGTTTGGTGGAAGTGGTTCCTACGGAAATGGTGCTGCAATGAGAGTAGCTCCAATAGCTTTGTTTTGTGCAAACAGTGATAAAACCCGTTTAACGCATTTAGTACAGGATGCATCTTTAGTAACTCACACCAATTTATTGGGAATCAACGGAGCTATTTTGCAAGCTCTTGCTGTTCGTCAATGTCTTCAACTCGATCCTAATTCAACACTGGACAAAAAGAAATACCTTTCAGAGTTACGGGAAGATATAGTTGCTTTGGAAAAAAAGAACGACGCTGAGCTAGATAAAGATTATAACGCTTATGAAAGGCAACTCAACGTTGTTGAATCATTACTAGACGAAAAGGTTGAATCTAGTGATGAGAACGTTTTAAACATGCTAGGACATAGCGCTCAGGCGTTGTATTCAGTTCCAACGGCTCTGTTTTGTTTCCTGAAATGTACATCTGGTTCTCTGAAGGACGTGAGTATGTTGTTAAATAGTATTATCTTGACTGCGACTTgaacattttaaataaaaagttAGGAAATAACGGAGTCTAGTGGTACAAAAACCCAGATTTTAAATAATCATATACATATTAGTTTATCCTAACTGGGAATAGCTCGCTTACGTATCAATCGATCCAAAATAAATGCTGTACGTTAGGCATTTTGCTAATGACCGTTTATTGCATAGCGATGGCCTCTTGTAAGGCGACTgttgattttatttattatacACTGCATATTTCAGAACAAACCATTAAAACACACAActaaattatatatttttttttattgattaaagagattttaaatcTAAAATTCATTTATCTCTAACTAAATTATATATGTTGTATAataaaatattgaaattgtggtCAAGTGGCCAAAAAGCACTCTCTTCAATAGATCAATCAGCGCTTGCTTTCTGTTATAATCAATAGATTCGTagtactagccccgcaattgtcttgtactttTACAGCTGGCGGCGAAGTctatcgaaaaccaaataggtAATAGCACCTAGATTTAGGTTAAAATACTTAAATTTCCCAGAAGGCTaatctttattgtttttaacAAAATATGTAATGACAGGATCATTTTGAACTGATCTTACCTAATGCACTTTATTTCACATTTTTAGAGTAATCAAAGTTCCTTTCGTAACACCTTGGAATATGCCATTTCACTGGGAGGCGACACAGATACGATTGCAAGTATGGCATGCGCTTTAAGCGGAGCTTATTTTGGAGAGTCAGTCGTTTCGGAAAACCTGCTAAAACATTGTGAAGATGCAGATGGTATCCAAAATATAGCAGATAAATTGTTCAATTCATTAGAATAACGATGTAAATATATCATGCAGTGCAGCGTAAATTTATTTAATAAACGATGACGGCCCGGTTCGAAACGGCAAAGTAAATGTTTTCGAAAAATAGTTCGGTTAATGTGATATATAGCAATTGAAAGCATAATTCTaacttcattttatttttgcacTGACTGTGTTTCAACGAtgcccttttttattttttgtatgccaaCAAACTCCTCCAGTAGCGTAACTAAACAATATAGTTTGCAAATACTTT harbors:
- the LOC128743342 gene encoding polycomb group RING finger protein 3; its protein translation is MERRIKLKTLNKHITCEICSGYFIDATTVTECLHTFCKSCLVKHLEENNTCPTCNNVIHQSHPLQYISFDRTMQDIVYKLVPNLMEDEMQREREFYKSRNLACPKDMPQLQQDNDDKANELAHQEADYHRLDEQVNLCLECISNNLRHLKRRIIRCSSQATITHLKKFIAKKVLNGIERYKDIDVLCNDELLGKDHTLKFVYVTRWRFKDPPLRLQYRPRVDI
- the LOC128743451 gene encoding ADP-ribosylhydrolase ARH3-like; its protein translation is MVDKVLLKSKFRGSLFGVLVGDCCGAPFEGQLMDSGSKLVLKNYLDKLEGPFFKAPYKKFTDDTALTICVADALLDSNGFSQKQLAKNFVLEYYKDPRRGYGAAVVDVFAKLRTSKIADPTGPAYAQFGGSGSYGNGAAMRVAPIALFCANSDKTRLTHLVQDASLVTHTNLLGINGAILQALAVRQCLQLDPNSTLDKKKYLSELREDIVALEKKNDAELDKDYNAYERQLNVVESLLDEKVESSDENVLNMLGHSAQALYSVPTALFCFLKCTSGSLKDSNQSSFRNTLEYAISLGGDTDTIASMACALSGAYFGESVVSENLLKHCEDADGIQNIADKLFNSLE